In a single window of the Thunnus thynnus chromosome 9, fThuThy2.1, whole genome shotgun sequence genome:
- the pin4 gene encoding peptidyl-prolyl cis-trans isomerase NIMA-interacting 4, with the protein MPPKGKGGKGGKGAASGSGDADKKEKAPKGGTAVKVRHILCEKHGKCMEAMEKLKAGVRFSEVASQYSEDKARQGGDLGWMTRGSMVGPFQDAAFALPVSSMDKPVYTDPPVKTKFGYHIIMVEGKK; encoded by the exons ATGCCACCAAAGGGAAAAGGTGGCAAGGGTGGTAAAG GAGCCGCttcaggaagtggagacgcTGACAAGAAAGAAAAGGCACCGAAGGGAGGCACTGCTGTTAAG GTTCGACATATCCTCTGTGAGAAACATGGAAAATGCATGGAGGCAATGGAGAAACTGAAGGCTGGAGTCCGTTTCAGCGAAGTAGCCTCACAATACAGTGAAGACAAAGCTAGACAAGGA GGTGATCTGGGGTGGATGACCCGAGGGTCGATGGTTGGACCTTTTCAAGATGCAGCATTTGCCTTGCCTGTCAGTTCCATGGATAAACCTGTCTACACAGACCCTCCCGTCAAGACCAAATTTGGGTACCATATCATTATGGTAGAGGGGAAAAAGTGA
- the faf2 gene encoding FAS-associated factor 2 → MAAPEEPELSQAQTEKLLQFQDLTGLESMDQCRRTLEQHNWNIEAAVQDRLNEQEGVPSVFNPPPSRPLQVNTADHRVYSYIVSRPQPRGLLGWSYYLIMLPFRFTYYTLLDIFRFALRFIRPDPRGRVTDPVGDVVSFIHSFEEKYGRSHPVFYQGTYSQALNDAKRELRYLLVYLHGEDHQDTDEFCRSTLCTEEVIAFLNTRMLFWACSTSKPEGYRVSQALRENTYPFLAMIMLKDRKMTVVGRLEGLIQPEDFINQLTFIMDANQTYLMSERLEREERSQTQVLRQQQDEAYLASLRADQEKDRKKREEQEQRRQEEEKVRQSALAEERRRRTLEEEKERKSECLPPEPPSDDPESVKIVFKLPNDTRVERRFLFGQSLTVIYDFLFSLKETPEKFEIVTNFPRRVLPCLPTEEQPNPPTLKEAGLSRSEVLFVQDLTDD, encoded by the exons ATGGCGGCGCCAGAGGAACCAGAATTATCTCAGGCGCAGACTGAAAAACTCCTCCAGTTTCAG GACCTGACTGGTTTGGAGTCAATGGACCAATGTCGTCGAACATTAGAGCAGCATAATTGGAACATAGAG GCTGCAGTACAAGACAGACTTAATGAGCAGGAAGGAGTGCCCAGTGTGTTTAACCCTCCACCATCCAGACCATTACAGGTCAATACGGCAGACCATAGAGTATATAGTTACATCGTCTCAAGGCCACAACCCAGG GGATTACTAGGATGGAGTTACTACTTGATAATGCTACCTTTCAGATTTACATATTACACACTTCTGGACATATTCAG GTTCGCCCTGCGGTTCATCAGGCCAGATCCTCGTGGTCGTGTGACAGACCCTGTTGGAGATGTTGTGTCCTTCATTCATAGTTTTGAGGAGAAGTATGGTCGGTCACACCCTGTATTTTACCAGGGAACATACAGCCAG GCACTGAATGATGCCAAACGGGAGCTCCGCTACCTATTAGTGTACCTTCACGGGGAGGATCATCAAGACACTGACGAGTTTTGCCG CTCCACGTTATGTACAGAAGAGGTCATAGCCTTCCTCAACACGCGAATGCTCTTTTGGGCATGCTCGACCAGCAAGCCTGAGGGCTACAGAG TGTCCCAAGCATTGCGGGAGAACACCTACCCATTCCTGGCCATGATAATGCTGAAGGACCGCAAGATGACAGTGGTGGGCAGGCTCGAGGGTCTCATTCAGCCAGAGGACTTCATCAACCAGCTCACCTTCATCATGGATGCCAACCAAACATATCTGATGTCAGAGCGCCTTGAACG ggaggagaggagccaGACCCAAGTGCTAAGACAGCAGCAGGACGAGGCTTACCTGGCCTCCCTCCGCGCCGACCAGGAGAAGGAccgaaagaaaagagaggagcaggagcagcggaggcaagaggaggagaaggtccGACAGAGCGCTCTTGCTGAGGAGCGGAGACGACGA ACACtcgaagaggagaaggagaggaagtcAGAATGTCTTCCTCCAGAACCGCCTTCAGATGATCCAGAAAGTGTCAAAATAGTGTTTAAGCTGCCTAATGATACACGAGTAGAGAGACGATTCCTCTTTGGGCAGTCTCTGACG GTAATATACGACTTCCTTTTCTCGTTGAAAGAAACCCCAGAGAAGTTTGAGATAGTTACAAACTTCCCTCGCCGAGTCTTGCCCTGCCTTCCGACCGAAGAGCAGCCCAACCCTCCCACACTGAAAGAGGCGGGACTCAGCCGCTCTGAGGTCCTTTTTGTTCAGGATCTTACGGACGATTAA
- the rnf44 gene encoding RING finger protein 44 isoform X2 → MRPWEIAVNRLPPTAPLNPRRFLGEPCNAPVHLRRSPPVRRQWGRRDRPVLHTSLVQDENFHHLLFSQHHQQVPLDESRQYSHTSTPPRMLHPAAHLPQQSPIMVDLHDQMHQGSVPISYTVTTVTTHGFPIHTGQPLPGCNTQQLPACSLIQACTMQHMPVSYQAFPPLISSEHFVLHPTPSVPPHQPPHLTPLSQFVPLQPQHPRMPLQRVENEVDLRGDQHPLGTFSYPPSHHPPALPPSLPLQYLPQEPLHQELPFGVPYPHMLPRRVSGQRYRLQQPLPPPPPPPSYYPGFLPYFLSMLPVPPTAVGPAISLDLDVDDVEMENYEALLNLAERLGEAKPRGLTKADIEQLPSYRFNSENHLSEQTLCVVCFSDFECRQLLRVLPCNHEFHAKCVDKWLKTNRTCPICRADASDVHREVE, encoded by the exons ATGCGACCATGGGAAATAGCAGTAAATAGGCTGCCACCAACAGCCCCCTTAAACCCGAGGAGGTTCCTTGGAGAGCCCTGCAACGCTCCAGTGCATCTCAGGAGAAG CCCACCAGTGAGACGCCAGTGGGGGAGACGAGACAGACCTGTACTGCACACTTCTCTGGTCCAGGATGAGAACTTCCATCATCTGCTTTTCTCCCAACATCACCAACAGGTTCCTTTAGATGAGTCCAGACAATACAGCCACACCAGCACACCACCACGCATGCTTCACCCTGCTGCTCACCTGCCTCAGCAGAGCCCCATCATGGTGGATCTACACGACCAG ATGCACCAGGGATCGGTTCCAATATCATACACTGTTACGACGGTGACGACCCATGGATTTCCTATCCACACCGGGCAGCCCCTGCCAGGGTGCAACACTCAGCAGCTCCCAGCATGCTCG CTTATACAGGCATGTACCATGCAGCATATGCCAGTGTCTTATCAAGCCTTTCCACCCCTGATCTCCAGCGAACATTTTGTATTGCACCCGACCCCATCTGTACCCCCCCACCAGCCGCCGCACCTTACTCCTTTGAGCCAGTTTGTCCCTTTACAGCCTCAGCACCCACGCATG CCTCTACAGAGGGTAGAGAATGAAGTCGACCTAAGAGGGGACCAGCACCCATTAGGGACCTTCTCCTACCCTCCCTCTCATCACCCACCAGCGCTGCCTCCTTCTCTGCCCCTACAGTATCTTCCTCAAGAGCCTCTGCATCAGGAGCTTCCCTTCGGAGTG cCATATCCCCACATGCTGCCCCGGCGAGTGAGTGGACAAAGATACCGGTTACAGCAgcctctcccccctcctccaccccctccaTCTTATTACCCAGGCTTCCTCCCTTACTTCCT GTCAATGCTTCCTGTGCCTCCAACAGCAGTGGGCCCAGCCATCAGTCTAGACCTGGATGTGGATGATGTGGAGATGGAGAACTATGAG gcATTACTGAATCTGGCAGAGAGGTTGGGTGAAGCAAAACCACGCGGACTCACTAAAGCTGATATAGAGCAACTTCCGTCCTACAGATTCAACTCAGAGAATCATCTATCTGAACAAACGCT GTGTGTTGTGTGCTTTAGTGACTTTGAGTGTAGGCAGCTACTTCGGGTATTACCTTGTAACCACGAATTCCACGCTAAGTGTGTGGATAAATGGTTAAAG ACCAATCGCACTTGTCCTATCTGCCGAGCCGATGCCTCGGATGTACACCGGGAGGTGGAGTGA
- the rnf44 gene encoding RING finger protein 44 isoform X1, translated as MRPWEIAVNRLPPTAPLNPRRFLGEPCNAPVHLRRSPPVRRQWGRRDRPVLHTSLVQDENFHHLLFSQHHQQVPLDESRQYSHTSTPPRMLHPAAHLPQQSPIMVDLHDQMHQGSVPISYTVTTVTTHGFPIHTGQPLPGCNTQQLPACSVMFSGQLSLLCCLPPPLIQACTMQHMPVSYQAFPPLISSEHFVLHPTPSVPPHQPPHLTPLSQFVPLQPQHPRMPLQRVENEVDLRGDQHPLGTFSYPPSHHPPALPPSLPLQYLPQEPLHQELPFGVPYPHMLPRRVSGQRYRLQQPLPPPPPPPSYYPGFLPYFLSMLPVPPTAVGPAISLDLDVDDVEMENYEALLNLAERLGEAKPRGLTKADIEQLPSYRFNSENHLSEQTLCVVCFSDFECRQLLRVLPCNHEFHAKCVDKWLKTNRTCPICRADASDVHREVE; from the exons ATGCGACCATGGGAAATAGCAGTAAATAGGCTGCCACCAACAGCCCCCTTAAACCCGAGGAGGTTCCTTGGAGAGCCCTGCAACGCTCCAGTGCATCTCAGGAGAAG CCCACCAGTGAGACGCCAGTGGGGGAGACGAGACAGACCTGTACTGCACACTTCTCTGGTCCAGGATGAGAACTTCCATCATCTGCTTTTCTCCCAACATCACCAACAGGTTCCTTTAGATGAGTCCAGACAATACAGCCACACCAGCACACCACCACGCATGCTTCACCCTGCTGCTCACCTGCCTCAGCAGAGCCCCATCATGGTGGATCTACACGACCAG ATGCACCAGGGATCGGTTCCAATATCATACACTGTTACGACGGTGACGACCCATGGATTTCCTATCCACACCGGGCAGCCCCTGCCAGGGTGCAACACTCAGCAGCTCCCAGCATGCTCGGTAATGTTCAGCGGAcagctctctctgctctgctgccttcctcctcct CTTATACAGGCATGTACCATGCAGCATATGCCAGTGTCTTATCAAGCCTTTCCACCCCTGATCTCCAGCGAACATTTTGTATTGCACCCGACCCCATCTGTACCCCCCCACCAGCCGCCGCACCTTACTCCTTTGAGCCAGTTTGTCCCTTTACAGCCTCAGCACCCACGCATG CCTCTACAGAGGGTAGAGAATGAAGTCGACCTAAGAGGGGACCAGCACCCATTAGGGACCTTCTCCTACCCTCCCTCTCATCACCCACCAGCGCTGCCTCCTTCTCTGCCCCTACAGTATCTTCCTCAAGAGCCTCTGCATCAGGAGCTTCCCTTCGGAGTG cCATATCCCCACATGCTGCCCCGGCGAGTGAGTGGACAAAGATACCGGTTACAGCAgcctctcccccctcctccaccccctccaTCTTATTACCCAGGCTTCCTCCCTTACTTCCT GTCAATGCTTCCTGTGCCTCCAACAGCAGTGGGCCCAGCCATCAGTCTAGACCTGGATGTGGATGATGTGGAGATGGAGAACTATGAG gcATTACTGAATCTGGCAGAGAGGTTGGGTGAAGCAAAACCACGCGGACTCACTAAAGCTGATATAGAGCAACTTCCGTCCTACAGATTCAACTCAGAGAATCATCTATCTGAACAAACGCT GTGTGTTGTGTGCTTTAGTGACTTTGAGTGTAGGCAGCTACTTCGGGTATTACCTTGTAACCACGAATTCCACGCTAAGTGTGTGGATAAATGGTTAAAG ACCAATCGCACTTGTCCTATCTGCCGAGCCGATGCCTCGGATGTACACCGGGAGGTGGAGTGA